In the genome of Paracoccus tegillarcae, one region contains:
- a CDS encoding MerR family transcriptional regulator, producing the protein MAKGAQAFRSIGEVAKMIGVAPHVLRYWETQFSLLKPMKRGDGRRYYRPDDVRLAAGLCEVLRDEGLTIRGAKKLLAKDRGETVRRRGAIKLGEALEDEGDQQVEAAQDETAATEPRVRTRKRPAPRGSDTLPLFPEEQKPAAAVAPAEVAAPKPAPVPFSPVDAAQAGWLMRLTETNAVLRKHPGGAQMSDPARAAAHRLLDTIADHF; encoded by the coding sequence ATGGCAAAGGGCGCACAGGCATTTCGGTCCATCGGTGAAGTCGCCAAGATGATCGGAGTCGCGCCCCACGTCCTGCGCTATTGGGAAACCCAGTTCAGCCTGCTGAAACCGATGAAGCGCGGCGATGGCCGCCGTTATTACCGGCCCGACGACGTGCGTCTGGCGGCTGGTCTGTGCGAGGTCTTGCGCGATGAAGGCCTGACGATTCGCGGCGCCAAGAAGCTGCTGGCCAAGGATCGCGGCGAGACCGTTCGCCGTCGCGGCGCGATCAAGCTGGGTGAGGCGCTGGAGGACGAGGGTGATCAGCAGGTTGAGGCCGCGCAGGATGAGACGGCGGCAACCGAGCCGCGCGTTCGCACCCGCAAGCGCCCCGCACCCCGCGGATCCGATACCTTGCCGCTGTTTCCCGAGGAGCAGAAACCCGCCGCGGCGGTCGCGCCGGCAGAGGTTGCTGCGCCCAAGCCCGCGCCCGTGCCCTTCTCGCCGGTTGATGCCGCGCAGGCTGGCTGGTTGATGCGGCTGACTGAAACGAATGCCGTGCTGCGCAAGCATCCCGGCGGCGCGCAAATGTCCGATCCGGCGCGTGCAGCGGCACATCGCCTGCTGGACACCATCGCCGATCACTTCTGA
- the ihfA gene encoding integration host factor subunit alpha translates to MSEKTLTRMDLAEAVFREVGLSRHESAQLVESVLGHISDALVAGHQVKISSFGTFSVRDKNERIGRNPKTGEEVPITPRRVLSFRPSHLMKDRVAAGNKG, encoded by the coding sequence ATGAGTGAAAAGACGCTGACACGGATGGATCTGGCCGAAGCCGTATTCCGCGAGGTCGGCCTTTCAAGGCACGAATCTGCGCAATTGGTGGAAAGTGTGCTGGGGCATATTTCTGATGCGCTGGTCGCCGGACATCAGGTCAAGATCTCGTCCTTTGGCACCTTTAGCGTGCGCGACAAGAACGAGCGCATTGGCCGTAACCCCAAGACCGGGGAAGAGGTGCCGATCACGCCGCGCCGGGTCTTGTCCTTTCGTCCGTCACACCTGATGAAGGATCGCGTGGCGGCGGGAAACAAGGGTTGA
- the dctP gene encoding TRAP transporter substrate-binding protein DctP: MKHLLTAAALATAAAAPAMAENWTMTSTWPSSLELIEIDKHFVELANAMIADEELTIEFFEGGSLVPAGEVFGAVESGTVQAGADWPGYWAGRDSAFSPLATTSALFNAVDYINWIQEWGGAELYNEVYGKFGMVYLPYGVTNNESGFRTVDKPIRTTEDLQGLRLRLSGYEQGKLLEKLGGNQVSMAGGEIYQSLERGVIDGAEFSTPNVDWSGGFQQVTKYWSTPGWHQSASVFGVMINKASWDALTPETQETLKVAASANLLWSLAFTEKRATEAYAQFEEAGIEITRLDDATLENIQTLANETIEEAACENPLSAKVYASMISYLQDYSKWRDASAPYNLGRSPNGPDLEKIQGCAG; this comes from the coding sequence ATGAAACATCTTCTGACCGCAGCGGCGCTGGCGACAGCCGCTGCCGCGCCCGCAATGGCCGAAAACTGGACCATGACCAGCACCTGGCCGTCCAGCCTTGAGTTGATCGAGATCGACAAGCATTTCGTCGAACTGGCCAATGCCATGATCGCCGACGAAGAGCTGACCATCGAATTCTTCGAGGGCGGTTCGCTGGTTCCGGCGGGCGAGGTCTTCGGTGCGGTCGAATCGGGCACTGTTCAGGCCGGCGCCGACTGGCCGGGCTATTGGGCCGGTCGTGACAGCGCGTTTTCACCGCTGGCGACGACCTCGGCGCTGTTCAACGCGGTTGATTACATCAACTGGATCCAGGAATGGGGCGGCGCAGAGCTGTATAACGAGGTCTATGGCAAGTTCGGCATGGTCTATCTGCCCTATGGCGTGACCAACAACGAATCGGGCTTCCGCACCGTCGACAAGCCGATCCGCACCACCGAGGACCTGCAAGGCCTGCGCCTGCGCCTGTCGGGCTATGAGCAGGGCAAACTGCTGGAAAAGCTGGGCGGCAACCAGGTCAGCATGGCCGGCGGCGAGATCTATCAGTCGCTGGAACGCGGCGTGATTGACGGGGCCGAGTTCTCGACCCCCAACGTTGACTGGTCGGGCGGCTTCCAGCAGGTCACCAAATACTGGTCAACGCCGGGTTGGCACCAGTCGGCATCGGTGTTCGGTGTGATGATCAACAAGGCAAGCTGGGATGCGCTGACGCCCGAGACGCAGGAAACGCTGAAAGTCGCGGCTTCGGCCAATCTGCTGTGGTCGCTGGCCTTCACCGAAAAGCGCGCGACCGAAGCCTATGCCCAGTTCGAGGAAGCTGGCATCGAGATCACGCGTCTGGACGACGCGACGCTGGAAAACATCCAGACGCTGGCCAATGAGACCATCGAAGAGGCGGCCTGCGAGAACCCGCTTTCGGCCAAGGTCTATGCCAGCATGATCAGCTATCTGCAGGATTACAGCAAATGGCGTGATGCATCGGCGCCCTATAATCTGGGTCGCTCGCCCAATGGTCCCGATCTGGAGAAAATCCAGGGCTGCGCGGGCTGA
- a CDS encoding 2'-deoxycytidine 5'-triphosphate deaminase — MNGVLPDGGLRDLIDSGAISAEPAIIPEQIQPASLDLRLGTRAYRLRASFLTGKGNRVVDRLADFQMHEMDLSGGAVLERGCVYLVPLMERLRLPKGLTAVANAKSSTGRLDLLTRLVTDDGTEFDRLPDGYDGPLYAEICPRSFSVLVRPGMRLNQLRLRRGQAVLSDADLSALHGDQPLVTGGPALIDQGLGFSVDLQPSDGDLVGYRAKPHSGVVDLDRIGAYDAREFWDELRTDEGRLILDPGAFYILVSREAVAIPADYAAEMAPYLAMVGEFRVHYAGFFDPGFGVGDVGRGARGVLEVRCHEAPFVLEHGQVVGRLVYERMATRPDRLYGAGIKSNYQGQGLKLAKQFR, encoded by the coding sequence ATGAACGGTGTTCTGCCAGACGGCGGCTTGCGCGACCTGATCGACAGCGGTGCGATTTCCGCCGAGCCCGCGATCATCCCCGAACAGATCCAGCCTGCCAGCCTTGATCTGCGCCTTGGAACCCGCGCCTATCGGCTGCGCGCCAGCTTTCTGACCGGCAAGGGCAACCGCGTCGTTGACCGGCTGGCCGATTTCCAGATGCACGAGATGGACTTGTCCGGCGGTGCGGTACTTGAACGCGGCTGCGTCTATCTGGTGCCGCTGATGGAACGCCTGCGCCTGCCCAAAGGGCTGACGGCGGTGGCAAATGCCAAATCCTCTACCGGGCGGCTGGACCTGTTGACCCGGCTGGTCACCGATGACGGCACCGAATTCGACCGGCTGCCCGATGGCTATGATGGCCCGCTTTATGCCGAGATCTGCCCGAGATCCTTCAGCGTTCTGGTGCGCCCCGGCATGCGGCTGAACCAGTTGCGCCTGCGCCGGGGGCAGGCGGTCCTGTCCGATGCCGATCTGTCCGCGCTGCATGGCGATCAGCCGCTGGTCACGGGCGGCCCTGCGCTGATCGATCAGGGGCTGGGCTTTTCGGTCGATCTGCAGCCCTCGGATGGTGATCTGGTCGGCTATCGCGCCAAGCCGCATAGCGGCGTGGTCGATCTGGACCGGATCGGGGCTTATGACGCGCGTGAGTTCTGGGACGAATTGCGCACTGATGAGGGCCGGCTGATCCTTGATCCGGGGGCCTTTTATATCTTGGTCAGCCGCGAGGCCGTGGCGATACCAGCCGATTACGCCGCCGAGATGGCCCCCTATCTGGCCATGGTGGGCGAGTTCCGGGTGCATTACGCGGGTTTCTTTGACCCCGGTTTCGGTGTCGGCGATGTCGGACGGGGCGCGCGCGGTGTGCTGGAGGTTCGCTGCCACGAGGCGCCCTTTGTGTTGGAGCACGGGCAGGTGGTGGGCCGTCTGGTCTATGAGCGCATGGCCACGCGGCCGGACCGGCTGTACGGCGCGGGGATCAAGTCGAACTATCAGGGGCAGGGGCTGAAACTGGCCAAGCAGTTCCGCTAG
- a CDS encoding TRAP transporter large permease: MSGETIGLIMAGMLVVGLFMGHPLAFVLGGTAVMGAIIAGKPMVLGIVINRIFGDVLDNYVLIAIPLFVLMARFLSDSGVTDRMFEALRHLMARVTGGLGLAVVFISILLAATTGIIGASITVMGMMALRPMLQYGYDKRLASGLIAASGCLGILIPPSIMLILMASYAPGLSVGQLFAGAMVPGLLLGLMYAGYVAVVAWLKPEWAPPVQEEEQIERGALWKMLLIEAVPPLVLILGILGSMLAGVATATEASAIGAALALLIVIVRGRFEWRTFYSAMLETGRTSAMILFIVVGATAFTGVFNITGGLRASQDLIRGLADNPHTLVAVMLLVVFVLGMFLDWTGIVLLSFPIFLPLVSEMGMDPLWFVVLMAVVLQTSFLSPPFGYALFYMRAIAPPEVSTADIIRGVLPFIALVLLMCGLIMFYPPLVSWLPTTLYGPAL, from the coding sequence ATGTCCGGTGAAACGATCGGCCTGATCATGGCCGGAATGCTGGTCGTCGGCCTGTTCATGGGCCATCCGCTGGCATTTGTGCTGGGCGGCACCGCGGTGATGGGCGCGATTATCGCGGGCAAGCCGATGGTGCTGGGCATTGTCATCAACCGCATCTTTGGCGATGTGCTGGACAATTACGTGCTGATCGCGATCCCGCTTTTCGTTCTGATGGCGCGGTTCCTGTCAGATAGCGGCGTCACGGACCGAATGTTCGAGGCGCTCAGGCACCTGATGGCGCGGGTCACCGGGGGGCTGGGCCTTGCGGTGGTGTTCATCTCGATCCTGCTGGCGGCGACAACCGGTATCATCGGTGCGTCGATCACGGTGATGGGCATGATGGCGCTGCGTCCGATGCTGCAATATGGCTATGACAAGCGGCTGGCCAGCGGCCTGATCGCGGCCTCGGGCTGTCTGGGCATCCTGATCCCGCCTTCGATCATGCTGATCCTGATGGCATCCTATGCGCCCGGTCTGTCCGTCGGGCAGCTGTTTGCAGGTGCCATGGTGCCGGGGCTGCTGCTGGGGCTGATGTATGCCGGTTATGTGGCGGTGGTTGCCTGGCTCAAGCCGGAATGGGCGCCGCCGGTGCAAGAGGAAGAACAGATCGAGCGCGGCGCGCTGTGGAAGATGCTGCTGATCGAGGCGGTGCCGCCGCTGGTGCTGATCCTGGGTATTCTGGGTTCGATGCTGGCAGGTGTTGCCACCGCGACCGAGGCCAGTGCCATCGGCGCCGCCCTGGCGCTGCTGATCGTGATCGTGCGCGGCCGCTTCGAATGGCGGACCTTTTATTCGGCGATGCTGGAAACCGGGCGCACCTCGGCGATGATCCTGTTCATCGTGGTGGGTGCCACCGCCTTTACCGGGGTGTTCAACATCACCGGCGGTTTGCGCGCCAGTCAGGATCTGATCCGGGGGCTGGCTGACAACCCGCATACGCTGGTTGCGGTGATGCTGCTGGTCGTCTTTGTGCTGGGCATGTTCCTGGACTGGACCGGCATCGTGCTGCTGTCCTTTCCGATCTTTCTGCCGCTGGTCAGCGAAATGGGCATGGACCCGCTGTGGTTCGTGGTGCTGATGGCAGTGGTGCTGCAGACCAGCTTTCTGTCGCCGCCCTTTGGCTATGCGCTGTTCTATATGCGAGCCATAGCGCCACCCGAGGTCAGTACCGCCGATATTATTCGCGGTGTGCTGCCCTTTATCGCGCTGGTGCTTTTGATGTGTGGATTGATCATGTTCTATCCGCCGCTGGTCAGCTGGCTGCCAACAACCCTTTACGGTCCCGCCCTTTGA
- a CDS encoding GNAT family N-acetyltransferase, with protein sequence MIRWAEPGDSDALGKIMFDAIHRGDSPYSAQQRRAWLPEPYSGRAWSGRLARQRVVVAEEQGQLVGFMTMGDDGNIDLAFILPENRHHGLFRDLLDRIELAARDAGIDQLWTNASLMAEGPFKATGFVTDRTEHVERDGQKLTRFRMHKWLF encoded by the coding sequence ATGATCCGATGGGCAGAGCCGGGCGACAGCGACGCCCTGGGCAAGATCATGTTCGATGCGATCCACCGGGGCGACAGCCCCTATAGCGCCCAGCAACGCCGCGCCTGGCTGCCCGAACCCTATTCGGGCCGTGCCTGGTCGGGGCGTCTTGCGCGGCAGCGTGTCGTCGTGGCCGAAGAACAGGGCCAGTTGGTCGGTTTCATGACGATGGGCGATGACGGCAATATCGACCTGGCCTTTATCCTGCCCGAAAACCGCCATCACGGACTGTTTCGCGATCTTCTGGACCGGATCGAGCTTGCCGCAAGGGACGCCGGCATTGACCAGCTTTGGACCAATGCCAGCCTGATGGCCGAGGGTCCGTTCAAGGCCACGGGCTTTGTCACCGACCGCACTGAACATGTCGAACGCGACGGCCAGAAGCTGACGCGATTTCGCATGCATAAGTGGCTGTTCTGA
- a CDS encoding corrinoid protein — MADENDEIILSELSDDDLVQQMMDDLYDGLKEEIEEAVNILLERGWAPYDVLTKALVAGMTIVGHDFRDGILFVPEVLLAANAMKGGMFILKPLLAETGAPRMGKMVIGTVKGDIHDIGKNLVSMMMEGAGFEVVDLGINNAVDAYLEAAAREEADIIGMSALLTTTMPYMKVVIDALKEKGLRDDYIVLVGGAPLNEEFGRAIGADAYCRDAAVTVETAKEFILRKHNQLAGG; from the coding sequence ATGGCTGACGAAAACGACGAAATCATCCTGTCCGAGCTCAGCGACGACGACCTTGTCCAACAGATGATGGACGACCTCTATGACGGTCTCAAGGAAGAGATCGAAGAGGCGGTCAATATCCTGCTGGAACGCGGATGGGCGCCCTATGACGTGCTGACCAAGGCGCTGGTCGCCGGCATGACCATCGTCGGCCACGATTTCCGCGACGGTATCCTGTTCGTTCCCGAGGTGCTGCTGGCCGCCAATGCGATGAAAGGCGGCATGTTCATCCTCAAGCCGCTGCTGGCCGAAACCGGTGCGCCGCGCATGGGCAAGATGGTGATCGGCACGGTCAAGGGCGACATCCATGACATCGGCAAGAATCTGGTCTCGATGATGATGGAAGGCGCCGGCTTCGAGGTGGTCGATCTGGGCATCAACAACGCGGTCGACGCCTATCTCGAGGCCGCCGCCCGCGAAGAGGCCGACATCATCGGCATGTCCGCCCTTCTGACCACAACCATGCCCTACATGAAGGTGGTCATCGACGCGCTGAAGGAAAAAGGCCTGCGCGACGATTACATCGTGCTGGTCGGTGGCGCACCGCTGAACGAAGAGTTCGGCCGCGCCATCGGTGCCGATGCCTATTGCCGCGACGCGGCGGTCACGGTGGAAACCGCCAAGGAATTCATCCTGCGCAAGCATAACCAATTGGCCGGCGGCTGA
- a CDS encoding HNH endonuclease: MLDDHGDFRTHFVREPSGLRQHPALVLNADYRPLSYYPLSLWPWQEAIKAVFLDRVSILAEYDEVVRSQRQAFRIPSVVVLKDYVKPRKRVAFTRFNLFLRDEFSCQYCGSKGDLTFDHVIPRSRGGITSWENVVAACSPCNLKKANKSLRHSGMRLRQTPRSPSSEEMHAVGRRFPPNHLHESWMDFLYWDAELES; encoded by the coding sequence ATGCTTGACGATCACGGCGACTTTCGAACCCATTTCGTGCGCGAGCCTTCGGGCCTTCGCCAGCACCCGGCGCTGGTGCTGAACGCGGATTATCGACCGCTCAGCTATTACCCGCTGTCGCTGTGGCCCTGGCAAGAGGCGATCAAGGCGGTATTTCTGGACCGGGTCAGCATATTGGCCGAATATGACGAGGTCGTCCGAAGTCAGCGGCAGGCCTTTCGGATCCCCTCGGTCGTTGTGCTGAAAGACTATGTAAAACCCAGAAAGCGCGTGGCCTTCACGCGCTTTAATCTTTTCCTGCGGGACGAATTTTCATGTCAGTATTGCGGGTCCAAGGGCGATCTGACCTTTGATCATGTGATCCCCCGGTCGCGTGGCGGGATCACCAGTTGGGAAAACGTGGTTGCGGCCTGTTCGCCCTGCAATCTGAAAAAGGCCAACAAGTCGCTGCGCCATTCCGGGATGCGCCTGCGCCAGACCCCTCGCAGCCCCAGCAGCGAAGAGATGCACGCGGTTGGCCGGCGCTTTCCGCCAAACCACCTGCACGAAAGCTGGATGGATTTCCTTTACTGGGACGCCGAACTGGAAAGCTGA
- a CDS encoding beta-ketoacyl-ACP synthase III has protein sequence MIRRAVIRGTGHYLPERVVENSWFEGKVDTNDEWIRSRTGIERRHFAAEGQMTSDLGIRAARAALDDAGMSADDIDAIVLATSTPDLTFPAVATMVQAGLGMTRGFAFDVQAVCAGFVFALANAEGLIRTEQAERVLVIGAETFSRILDWDDRSTSVLFGDGAGAVVLEAAEGQGTSDDRGILASDLNSDGQYRDLLYVDGGVSSTGTAGQLKMQGNLVFRHAVEKLAKTAHTALDKAGLTAEQVDWLVPHQANARIISATAQKMGLPMEKVVLTVSDHGNTSAASIPLALSVAAAEGRFKPGDVIVTEAIGGGLSWGSVVLRW, from the coding sequence ATGATCCGTCGCGCGGTGATCCGGGGCACCGGCCATTATCTGCCCGAACGGGTTGTCGAGAACAGCTGGTTCGAAGGCAAGGTCGACACCAACGACGAATGGATCCGCAGCCGCACCGGGATCGAGCGCCGTCATTTTGCCGCCGAAGGGCAGATGACCAGCGATCTGGGCATTCGCGCCGCCCGGGCCGCGCTGGACGATGCCGGCATGAGCGCGGATGATATCGACGCGATCGTGCTGGCCACCTCGACGCCGGACCTGACCTTTCCGGCGGTGGCCACCATGGTGCAGGCGGGGCTGGGCATGACCCGTGGCTTTGCCTTTGACGTGCAGGCGGTCTGTGCCGGTTTCGTCTTTGCGCTGGCCAATGCCGAAGGGCTGATCCGCACCGAGCAGGCCGAACGCGTGCTGGTGATCGGGGCCGAGACATTCAGCCGGATTCTGGATTGGGACGACCGTTCGACCAGCGTGCTGTTCGGCGATGGCGCCGGGGCCGTGGTGCTGGAGGCCGCCGAAGGGCAGGGCACCAGCGATGATCGCGGTATCCTGGCCAGCGACCTGAACAGCGACGGCCAGTATCGCGACCTGCTGTATGTCGATGGCGGCGTCAGCAGCACCGGCACCGCCGGACAATTGAAGATGCAGGGCAATCTGGTCTTTCGCCATGCCGTCGAAAAACTGGCCAAGACCGCCCATACCGCGCTGGACAAGGCCGGGCTGACCGCCGAGCAGGTCGACTGGCTGGTGCCGCATCAGGCCAATGCGCGGATCATCAGCGCCACGGCGCAAAAGATGGGCCTGCCGATGGAAAAGGTTGTCCTGACTGTGTCCGATCACGGCAATACCTCGGCTGCCTCTATCCCGCTGGCCCTGTCGGTCGCGGCCGCCGAGGGGCGGTTCAAGCCCGGCGATGTGATCGTGACCGAGGCCATCGGCGGCGGGCTAAGCTGGGGCAGCGTCGTCCTGCGCTGGTAA
- a CDS encoding TRAP transporter small permease subunit gives MPIIRLIDGVNEAVGRVVSVVAIIFAGIIIYDVILRYVFEEPTRWAFDVTKQLFGFYFIMLGGYALRHQAHVKVDLVTARLSHNARRWVEAAGYVIFFFPFTYIFARESWKFAMTSWNQGEVTYGAVSLPVYPLKMAMFVAAVLLLVQGISEFLKLVLNKTDHLEPMEPLDVR, from the coding sequence TTGCCCATTATCCGTCTCATAGACGGCGTGAATGAGGCGGTCGGTCGGGTTGTTTCGGTCGTCGCAATCATTTTTGCCGGCATCATCATCTATGACGTCATCCTGCGCTATGTGTTCGAAGAACCGACGCGTTGGGCCTTTGATGTCACCAAGCAGCTATTCGGCTTTTATTTCATCATGCTGGGCGGATATGCTCTGCGCCATCAGGCGCATGTGAAGGTCGATCTGGTGACCGCGCGTCTCAGCCATAATGCCCGGCGGTGGGTCGAAGCTGCGGGCTATGTCATCTTTTTCTTTCCCTTTACCTATATCTTTGCGCGCGAAAGCTGGAAATTCGCGATGACCTCGTGGAACCAGGGCGAGGTGACCTATGGCGCGGTCTCGCTGCCGGTCTATCCGCTGAAGATGGCGATGTTCGTGGCGGCGGTGCTGCTGCTGGTCCAGGGGATCAGCGAGTTCCTGAAGCTGGTGCTGAACAAGACCGATCACCTCGAACCAATGGAGCCGCTTGATGTCCGGTGA
- the rpmF gene encoding 50S ribosomal protein L32 codes for MAVPQNRVTRSKRNMRRAHDALVAGNPNECTNCGELKRPHHVCPSCGNYADREVVAVANEIDLDDDAA; via the coding sequence ATGGCTGTCCCTCAGAATCGCGTAACCCGCTCCAAGCGCAACATGCGTCGTGCCCACGACGCGCTGGTCGCGGGAAACCCGAACGAATGCACCAATTGCGGCGAATTGAAGCGCCCGCATCACGTGTGCCCGTCCTGCGGCAATTACGCCGACCGTGAAGTGGTCGCTGTTGCCAATGAAATCGACCTGGACGACGACGCGGCATAA
- the plsX gene encoding phosphate acyltransferase PlsX, with the protein MVSSNAQSPAPRALENGGDVVISIDAMGGDRGPSAVVAGIAESADKNPEIRFIVHGNEAELNRLIAKKRGLAERCDVRHADGVVTMDDKPSQVVRKGEGSSMWSAVESVRQGEATVAVSCGNTGALMALSMIRLRKLPGVSRPAIACLWPSKSAQGFNIMLDAGADIRAEPGDLLQYAMMGASYARNGLDIDRPRVGLLNVGTEEHKGRSELKEAHELITQAAEAGDFDYLGFVEGGDLPSDRVDVIVTDGFTGNIALKTGEGTAKLVGELLREAFRNSFMSKFAAVLAMTSLKRLQKRIDPRRVNGGVFLGLNGTVVKSHGSADATGISAAIKLAFQLAKSGFQERLAARVAQGVGVTEQHDEDGAEPKNEVGP; encoded by the coding sequence ATGGTCAGCAGCAACGCGCAAAGTCCAGCACCACGCGCCCTCGAAAACGGGGGCGACGTGGTGATTTCGATTGACGCAATGGGCGGCGATCGCGGGCCTTCGGCGGTTGTTGCGGGCATCGCGGAAAGCGCCGACAAGAACCCCGAGATCCGGTTCATCGTTCACGGCAATGAGGCAGAGCTGAACAGGCTGATCGCGAAAAAGCGCGGTCTGGCCGAGCGCTGTGATGTCCGTCATGCCGATGGCGTTGTGACCATGGATGACAAGCCCAGCCAGGTCGTGCGCAAGGGCGAGGGCAGTTCGATGTGGTCGGCGGTCGAGTCGGTGCGTCAGGGCGAGGCAACCGTCGCGGTCTCTTGTGGCAATACCGGCGCGCTGATGGCGCTGTCGATGATTCGCCTGCGCAAGCTGCCGGGCGTCAGCCGCCCCGCCATCGCCTGCCTCTGGCCGTCGAAAAGCGCGCAGGGTTTCAACATCATGCTGGATGCCGGGGCCGATATTCGTGCCGAGCCCGGCGATCTGCTGCAATATGCGATGATGGGCGCGTCCTATGCGCGCAACGGTCTGGATATTGATCGCCCGCGTGTGGGCCTGCTGAATGTGGGCACCGAAGAGCACAAGGGCCGCTCTGAGCTGAAAGAGGCGCATGAACTGATTACCCAGGCCGCCGAGGCCGGTGATTTCGATTATCTTGGTTTCGTCGAGGGCGGGGATCTGCCGTCGGACCGGGTCGATGTGATCGTGACGGATGGGTTCACCGGCAATATCGCGCTGAAAACCGGCGAGGGCACGGCCAAGCTGGTGGGCGAACTGCTGCGCGAGGCGTTCCGCAATTCGTTCATGTCGAAATTCGCGGCCGTGCTGGCGATGACCTCGTTGAAGCGGCTGCAAAAGCGCATTGATCCGCGCCGGGTGAATGGCGGTGTGTTCCTTGGGCTGAACGGCACCGTGGTCAAGTCGCATGGCTCTGCCGATGCGACGGGTATCTCGGCGGCGATCAAGCTGGCCTTTCAGCTTGCCAAATCGGGCTTTCAGGAACGGCTGGCCGCGCGCGTGGCGCAAGGCGTCGGCGTTACCGAACAGCATGACGAAGACGGCGCAGAGCCAAAGAATGAGGTGGGCCCATGA
- a CDS encoding DksA/TraR family C4-type zinc finger protein — MAGGWAREGAVNEQIEASTREAIERMRARQRQGGDSAEFCVECDEPIPEARRQAVPGVKLCIDCQSGRDTAYRKTAGINRRGSKDSQLK, encoded by the coding sequence ATGGCCGGTGGATGGGCGCGCGAGGGCGCGGTGAACGAACAGATCGAAGCTTCGACCCGCGAGGCAATCGAACGCATGCGTGCGCGGCAGCGTCAGGGCGGCGACAGCGCCGAATTCTGCGTGGAATGCGACGAGCCGATCCCCGAGGCCCGGCGCCAGGCCGTGCCCGGTGTGAAACTGTGCATCGATTGCCAGTCAGGGCGCGACACGGCCTATCGCAAGACGGCGGGCATCAACCGGCGCGGCAGCAAGGATTCGCAGCTGAAATAA
- a CDS encoding DUF1638 domain-containing protein — translation MKADINHLTAAPTALPRTLLLACGALAREIIAIRNANGWAHMDLHCLPAELHLYPQKIPDAVEAAVAKNRAAYDQIIVVYADCGTGGLLQARCEALGVQMIPGPHCYAFFDGLSDFEARQEDEFTAFYLTDFLVRQFDAFVWRAMGFDRHPELIEMMFGNYDRLIYLAQTEDAALDAKAQEAAERLGLRYVRRQSGYGDLPGILAAAGRV, via the coding sequence ATGAAGGCTGACATCAACCACCTGACCGCGGCACCGACCGCGCTGCCCCGCACGCTGCTGCTGGCCTGCGGTGCCCTGGCGCGCGAAATCATCGCCATCCGCAATGCCAATGGCTGGGCGCATATGGACCTGCATTGCCTGCCCGCCGAACTGCATCTTTATCCGCAAAAGATCCCCGATGCGGTCGAGGCGGCCGTCGCCAAGAACCGCGCAGCCTATGACCAGATCATCGTCGTCTACGCCGATTGCGGCACCGGCGGGTTGTTGCAGGCGCGCTGCGAGGCGCTTGGCGTGCAGATGATCCCCGGCCCGCATTGCTACGCCTTCTTTGACGGGCTGAGCGATTTCGAGGCGCGGCAAGAGGATGAATTCACCGCCTTTTATCTGACCGATTTTCTGGTTCGCCAGTTCGACGCATTCGTCTGGCGCGCCATGGGTTTCGACCGCCATCCCGAGTTGATCGAAATGATGTTCGGCAATTACGACCGGCTGATCTATCTGGCCCAGACCGAAGACGCGGCACTGGACGCCAAGGCTCAGGAGGCCGCCGAACGGCTTGGCCTGCGTTATGTGCGGCGCCAAAGCGGCTATGGCGATCTGCCGGGCATTCTGGCAGCGGCGGGCCGCGTATGA
- a CDS encoding VOC family protein, translating to MSDEIATPPLLGTLESALYADDLDAAIGFWQDVMGLDCFQHNEGRHAFFRVSNAPRPQVLLVFRAAVTQQPPAADARLPVPPHGATGPGHFCLAVAPDRLDEWRGHLEKAGVTIEADFLWPNGARSIYFRDPAGNSIELADPSIWAG from the coding sequence ATGTCTGATGAAATCGCCACACCTCCTTTGCTTGGAACGCTGGAATCGGCGCTTTATGCTGATGATCTGGATGCGGCCATCGGCTTTTGGCAGGATGTGATGGGGCTCGATTGTTTCCAGCACAACGAAGGACGCCATGCCTTCTTTCGCGTCAGCAACGCGCCGCGCCCGCAGGTCTTGCTGGTCTTTCGCGCCGCGGTAACGCAGCAGCCACCCGCAGCAGATGCCCGTCTGCCGGTGCCGCCCCATGGCGCGACCGGGCCGGGGCATTTCTGCCTGGCCGTTGCGCCCGACAGGCTGGACGAGTGGCGCGGGCATCTGGAAAAGGCAGGCGTGACGATCGAGGCCGATTTCCTGTGGCCCAACGGCGCGCGCTCGATCTACTTCCGCGATCCCGCAGGCAATTCCATCGAACTGGCCGATCCGTCGATCTGGGCGGGCTAG